From the Phyllopteryx taeniolatus isolate TA_2022b chromosome 20, UOR_Ptae_1.2, whole genome shotgun sequence genome, one window contains:
- the rpl22l1 gene encoding 60S ribosomal protein L22-like 1, translated as MAPIRQKQRIGGKKSKMGPGWKFSLDLTHPVEDGILDSANFESFLKERIKVNGKTGNPGNVVSVGRVKNKIDVTSEKRFSKRYLKYLTKKYLKKNNLRDWLRVVASDKETYQLRYFQISQDDDQSEAED; from the exons ATGGCGCCG ATTCGGCAGAAGCAGCGGATCGGCGGCAAGAAGAGCAAGATGGGGCCCGGCTGGAAGTTCAGCCTGGACCTCACCCACCCCGTCGAGGATGGCATCCTGGACTCTGCCAACTTT GAAAGCTTCCTGAAGGAGAGGATCAAGGTGAACGGCAAGACCGGGAATCCGGGCAACGTGGTGTCCGTCGGCCGCGTGAAGAACAAAATCGACGTCACGTCTGAGAAGCGGTTCTCCAAAAG GTATTTGAAGTACCTGACCAAGAAGTACTTGAAGAAGAACAACCTGCGCGATTGGTTGCGAGTGGTGGCCTCCGACAAGGAAACGTACCAGTTGCGCTACTTCCAGATTAGCCAGGATGACGACCAGTCCGAGGCGGAAGACTAG
- the LOC133469896 gene encoding eukaryotic translation initiation factor 5A-1-like produces the protein MSEPDLEFAKVESGASATYPMQCSALRKNGFVVLRGRPCKIVEMSTSKTGKHGHAKVNLTGIDIFTQKKYEDMCPSTHNMDVPSIKRLDYQLLNITENFMCLMADNGDIREDLRVPDNEVGKEIETKFEAGDEFLVTVMSAMGEECAVATKVLTNK, from the exons ATGTCAGAACCCGATCTGGAATTCGCCAAAGTGGAGTCCGGCGCCTCGGCCACGTACCCGATGCAGTGCTCGGCCCTGCGCAAGAACGGCTTCGTGGTGCTCAGGGGGCGCCCCTGCAAGATCGTGGAGATGTCCACCTCCAAGACCGGCAAGCACGGCCACGCCAAG GTTAACCTGACTGGCATCGACATCTTTACCCAGAAGAAGTATGAAGACATGTGCCCCTCCACCCACAACATGGATGTGCCCTCCATCAAGAGGCTAGACTATCAG CTGCTCAACATCACCGAGAACTTCATGTGCTTGATGGCCGACAACGGCGACATCCGCGAGGACCTGCGCGTTCCCGATAACGAAGTCGGCAAGGAAATCGAGACGAAGTTTGAGGCCGGTGACGAGTTTCTG GTCACCGTGATGTCCGCCATGGGGGAGGAGTGCGCCGTGGCGACCAAGGTCCTGACCAACAAATAA